From the Methanomassiliicoccales archaeon genome, one window contains:
- the hemA gene encoding glutamyl-tRNA reductase gives MIISAHITHKSADMKALELIGRHDEKALLHALLRVQGVRECAVLRTCNRVELYVVTDEPTVTRTGMEEMISRFIPFDHDQNLVQFRTDIDSIRHLLRVSSGLESMIVGEDQIQFQVKKAYELAENEKCAGPILSLIFRKAISVGKKVRTETRVNKGAVSIGSAAVDLAEKILGSLEGRTVLVIGAGEMATLIAKHLLGKKPNAIFVSNRTFDRAVELAWYLGGQAIRLDSLYDYLHRCDIVLVATSSPHIILDRSRVEKALTKKGKGEKLIIIDVSFPRNVADDVRTLENVEMHDIDGLRDIAQENILKRKEEVHEAERIIAEELSLLERKLEEMGASELIRALRQKFEAIKEAEIKRAINRLNNSPESIESIVADFANALANRFLADPTEVLKLASRNKKEEILKAARELFRLEESKNVS, from the coding sequence ATGATCATCAGCGCACATATCACACACAAATCCGCTGATATGAAGGCCCTTGAACTCATCGGGCGGCATGATGAAAAAGCACTTCTTCATGCACTCTTAAGGGTTCAAGGTGTAAGGGAGTGCGCAGTGCTCCGAACTTGCAATCGCGTCGAGCTCTATGTTGTGACAGATGAGCCAACTGTGACCAGGACGGGCATGGAGGAGATGATAAGCAGGTTCATTCCTTTCGATCACGATCAAAACCTTGTTCAATTTCGCACGGACATCGATTCAATAAGGCATCTGTTGAGGGTATCAAGCGGTCTAGAATCGATGATCGTCGGGGAAGATCAAATCCAGTTCCAAGTGAAAAAGGCATATGAACTGGCTGAGAATGAGAAGTGCGCTGGACCTATCCTCTCCTTGATTTTTAGAAAGGCGATCAGTGTCGGTAAGAAAGTTCGTACCGAGACCAGGGTGAACAAGGGCGCCGTGTCGATAGGTTCTGCTGCTGTCGACCTCGCGGAAAAGATTCTTGGAAGCCTCGAAGGAAGAACTGTCCTTGTCATAGGGGCCGGTGAAATGGCAACGCTGATTGCCAAGCACCTTTTGGGGAAAAAGCCGAATGCAATTTTTGTTTCCAATCGTACGTTTGACAGGGCTGTTGAACTTGCATGGTATCTTGGTGGGCAGGCAATTCGCCTTGATAGTCTTTATGACTATTTGCATAGATGCGATATCGTGCTCGTAGCCACTTCATCTCCCCATATCATTTTAGATCGTTCACGTGTGGAGAAAGCGCTTACAAAGAAGGGAAAAGGAGAAAAACTCATCATCATCGATGTTTCGTTTCCCAGGAATGTGGCTGATGATGTTCGCACGCTTGAAAACGTGGAGATGCACGATATCGATGGTCTGAGAGACATTGCGCAAGAAAATATACTAAAACGAAAGGAGGAGGTTCACGAGGCGGAAAGGATCATCGCTGAGGAACTTTCGCTCCTAGAACGAAAGCTTGAAGAAATGGGAGCCTCCGAACTCATTAGAGCCCTTCGTCAAAAATTCGAGGCTATAAAGGAAGCGGAAATTAAGAGGGCGATTAATAGATTGAACAACAGTCCAGAATCCATTGAATCCATCGTGGCTGATTTCGCTAACGCGCTCGCAAATCGATTCCTCGCGGATCCGACCGAAGTTCTTAAATTAGCATCTCGGAACAAGAAAGAAGAAATTCTTAAGGCTGCACGTGAATTGTTTAGATTGGAGGAGAGCAAAAATGTTTCCTGA